A genomic window from Zerene cesonia ecotype Mississippi unplaced genomic scaffold, Zerene_cesonia_1.1 Zces_u008, whole genome shotgun sequence includes:
- the LOC119839087 gene encoding probable serine/threonine-protein kinase clkA, whose amino-acid sequence MQPTAPQNCYQRPSFASEALSRLTEALTSIALYDDYQCVPRLLCEAGGGALGATSALPTGLQPLLTLLSAYGGISSNPLFVFGRAVLLGVSSKENPSICRHAYPQCPSDPEQLVHYLNNHNGGFFRFFNSPQQGQQDVQQFYNHLQNYQINQQNVQQVYNDNGQHNQNYGIYQQQSHGGIQENNINPGYGFQKPNTYPNYGNKYGYAYPYDDRFKNDLKIQKRIQNKPHDIENDGFSSNNNLKWSFPEKDVFEASEDVYNNVKDTRQKDTSKTLKFPETNINNIRENNRKTRGFVFPYNLNYYTNYYDQVTDDNSVNDNKVSTYNSNNYNYNKVNDGYITVYVVRGNGDPNRPEIIKLRPGESL is encoded by the exons ATGCAACCTACAGCGCCACAGAACTGTTATC AACGGCCGTCATTCGCTTCCGAAGCCCTATCCCGCCTGACCGAAGCCCTAACCTCCATAGCGTTGTACGACGATTACCAGTGCGTGCCGCGGCTATTATGTGAAGCGGGGGGCGGAGCCCTAGGCGCAACTAGTGCTTTACCTACGGGACTACAACCATTGCTAAC CCTCCTATCAGCATATGGCGGAATCAGCTCCAACCCTCTCTTCGTATTCGGCAGAGCGGTCCTCCTCGGAGTGTCGTCGAAAGAAAACCCCTCCATCTGTCGCCACGCCTACCCCCAGTGTCCCTCAGACCCTGAACAGCTAGTCCACTATCTCAACAATCATAACGGAGGCTTCTTCCGTTTCTTTAACTCGCCACAACAAGGCCAGCAGGATGTGCAACAATTTTACAATCATTTACAAAACTATCAAATCAATCAACAAAACGTACAACAGGTTTATAATGATAATGGACAGCACAATCAGAATTATGGGATATATCAACAACAAAGTCATGGAGGCATAcaggaaaataatataaaccctGGTTATGGTTTTCAAAAACCCAATACGTATCCGAATTACGGTAATAAATACGGTTATGCCTATCCGTATGATGATAGATTTAAAAAcgatttgaaaattcaaaAGAGGATACAGAATAAGCCACATGATATTGAAAATGATGGGTTTTCAAGTAACAACAATCTTAAATGGAGCTTTCCAGAGAAAGACGTTTTTGAAGCATCCGAAgatgtgtataataatgttaaagatACAAGACAAAAAGATACAAGTAAGACATTAAAGTTTCcagaaacaaacataaacaacATTCGagaaaataacagaaaaaccAGGGGTTTTGTATttccatataatttaaattattatacaaattattacgATCAAGTGACTGATGATAATTctgtaaatgataataaagttAGTACTTATAAtagcaataattataactataataaagttaatgaTGGATATATCACAGTATACGTTGTTAGAGGTAATGGAGATCCAAACAGAccagaaataattaaattaagaccGGGAGAgtctttgtaa